Proteins encoded in a region of the Desulfurella sp. genome:
- a CDS encoding MotE family protein, producing MQKLATIYAQAKPSAAAQELSNMDPQIAAEILTYMQSRQAGAIISKMDPKTAANIFSLYLKSKHQ from the coding sequence ATTCAAAAGTTAGCAACAATATATGCTCAAGCAAAACCTTCAGCAGCAGCTCAGGAATTATCAAACATGGACCCACAAATAGCAGCAGAAATTTTAACATACATGCAATCACGACAAGCAGGTGCAATAATTTCAAAAATGGATCCAAAAACAGCTGCAAATATATTTAGCTTATACTTGAAATCAAAGCATCAGTAA